Proteins found in one Triticum urartu cultivar G1812 chromosome 4, Tu2.1, whole genome shotgun sequence genomic segment:
- the LOC125554375 gene encoding uncharacterized protein LOC125554375 — protein MASSPRCCCRWSTKQYVVAVLIVTQAATAIGVIFSVLLSPAHIAFAIANAKTGGGPDNKDYYYFTLVSINTSPRTTVKYKAINFEIWYSSTGWSAAQVDTLPGQWQPPQNMTNIDVKAEYWRYDVVGKNSCRGWSSPNVSLVAVIAEARFKFGQLISRPYTIRVTCPSVNFDDPNISNSLFNCTG, from the coding sequence ATGGCCTCTTCTCCTAGATGCTGTTGCAGATGGAGCACCAAGCAGTATGTCGTTGCAGTTCTCATCGTGACCCAGGCTGCCACTGCCATCGGCGTCATCTTCTCAGTTCTCCTCTCGCCGGCCCATATCGCCTTCGCCATCGCCAACGCGAAAACCGGCGGTGGTCCTGACAACAAGGACTACTACTACTTCACCCTCGTGTCCATCAACACCAGCCCACGCACCACGGTGAAGTACAAGGCCATAAACTTCGAGATATGGTACAGCTCGACCGGTTGGTCAGCGGCCCAGGTGGACACGCTGCCGGGGCAGTGGCAGCCGCCGCAGAATATGACCAACATCGACGTGAAGGCTGAGTATTGGCGGTACGATGTCGTCGGGAAGAACAGCTGTCGGGGCTGGTCGTCGCCGAACGTGTCCCTGGTGGCCGTGATAGCTGAAGCGCGGTTCAAGTTCGGTCAGCTGATCTCACGGCCGTACACCATCAGGGTGACCTGTCCGTCCGTGAATTTTGATGACCCTAACATTAGTAACTCCCTGTTCAATTGCACGGGGTGA
- the LOC125554376 gene encoding uncharacterized protein LOC125554376: MSFFVNSTLCNRTIDIYVQNLTSLYTHGRNDTTMVATSVFMFILAVLFFNLNLFSRLYDISSTLNPSIRFVLSLALSLFVPAMSYLFSEAKNQDGPTSGSGQSTEELPLQARMILMWMLLVELLRKKVEAILRMPEYSSIFERAARSIWLGMLVNVNVHGAGRKTTYGIVWALGAAKLVQRVVISEIGRRSFAYGKNAELLTSYMGQLLQGRERETQGPSGSKLLEECKFVVMGEENLVKEEEQRKYHLQLNEATVTADGYSAVVTVGEVWKLKDLQEDAKRLCLSLALFKLLRPRLEGWPISDLETRECRRLIFEGLCICGEVEGEVEVEGEVEVEAGEGEVEVEVEVEGEVEGEVEVEVEAGEAKAAALFQLLEDEMQFLSEYYHSVHPVVFASRFFFLANYILYPITVWGFCALTFVLSNNGDMAYARRSITGDNYTMSVGLLRVAGCLLSRITKHVPALFATIQVAITILLAVCFIYEEVWEFLVFVFSKWLTVSLICDYTVKLRRPRTSPILRGVIQHIMSVRSINRMMSHPSLRVKHFSVMRMWFFRLRVPNKAVPEEAKKSIMEYLLRHVRESRPLSNGLSALAEHRPDLSWACDSESVAEVILTWHIATTLLESKHPKKKKIPLPANRVVATALSGYCAYLVAQHPELLPDDKPGTERVYKAMKKDLKVALGGCWWYHFSPERARCNRVLLAAGDMDLDHATTAMTVVQKGALLGKRLNNKRREEETNDHEATMWKLLADLWTELMVYVAPPSGEAHLKAHKEALARGSEFVTVLCALTMHSGITRPAIKPWESVPVEHADDHAV, encoded by the coding sequence ATGAGCTTCTTCGTCAACTCTACACTCTGCAACAGAACCATCGACATCTATGTCCAAAACCTGACGTCCTTGTACACCCACGGGAGAAATGACACAACCATGGTGGCCACGTCCGTCTTCATGTTCATCCTCGCGGTGCTCTTCTTCAACCTCAATCTCTTCAGCCGGCTATATGACATCAGCTCCACCCTCAACCCCAGCATCCGATTCGTCCTCTCCTTGGCGCTCTCCCTCTTCGTCCCTGCCATGTCCTACCTCTTCTCGGAGGCCAAGAACCAAGACGGACCCACGTCTGGTTCCGGCCAGTCGACGGAGGAGCTCCCGCTTCAAGCGCGGATGATCCTGATGTGGATGCTTCTCGTGGAGCTACTACGCAAGAAGGTGGAGGCAATCCTACGCATGCCGGAGTACTCGAGCATCTTCGAGCGTGCCGCCCGCTCCATCTGGCTGGGCATGCTCGTGAACGTCAACGTCCATGGCGCTGGGCGGAAGACGACGTACGGCATTGTGTGGGCCCTCGGCGCCGCCAAGTTGGTGCAGAGGGTCGTCATCTCCGAGATCGGGAGGCGATCATTTGCCTACGGCAAGAATGCGGAGCTTCTCACATCCTACATGGGCCAGCTGCTGCAAGGAAGAGAAAGAGAAACACAAGGTCCGAGTGGGTCGAAGCTCCTCGAGGAGTGCAAGTTTGTGGTGATGGGAGAAGAGAACCTGGTGAAGGAAGAAGAGCAAAGAAAGTACCACCTCCAACTCAACGAGGCGACGGTCACAGCTGACGGCTATTCCGCCGTCGTCACGGTCGGTGAAGTCTGGAAGCTGAAGGACCTCCAAGAAGATGCCAAGAGGCTGTGTCTCTCCTTGGCGCTGTTCAAGCTACTCCGCCCAAGGTTGGAGGGGTGGCCCATCTCGGACCTGGAAACCCGCGAGTGCAGGCGCCTCATCTTTGAGGGCCTCTGCATCTGCGGCGAGGTCGAGGGCGAGGTCGAGGTCGAGGGCGAGGTCGAGGTCGAGGCTGGGGAGGGCGAGGTCGAGGTCGAGGTCGAGGTCGAGGGCGAGGTCGAGGGTGAGGTCGAGGTCGAGGTCGAGGCTGGGGAAGCCAAGGCGGCTGCTCTGTTCCAACTGCTCGAGGACGAGATGCAGTTCCTCTCCGAGTACTACCACTCTGTGCACCCCGTCGTGTTCGCCAGCCGCTTCTTCTTTCTCGCCAACTACATCCTGTACCCGATTACAGTCTGGGGCTTTTGTGCCCTAACCTTCGTCCTCTCCAACAACGGCGATATGGCTTACGCCCGCCGCAGCATCACGGGCGACAACTACACCATGTCGGTGGGTTTGCTGAGGGTGGCGGGGTGCCTCCTGAGCAGAATTACCAAGCACGTCCCGGCGCTCTTCGCCACCATCCAGGTGGCCATCACCATCCTGCTGGCGGTATGCTTCATCTACGAGGAGGTCTGGGAGTTCCTCGTCTTCGTCTTCTCCAAATGGCTCACCGTGTCGCTCATCTGCGACTACACCGTCAAGCTCCGCCGTCCACGCACCAGCCCCATTTTGAGAGGCGTCATTCAGCACATCATGTCGGTGCGTAGCATTAACCGCATGATGAGCCACCCCAGCCTCCGCGTGAAGCACTTCTCGGTCATGCGCATGTGGTTCTTCCGGCTCCGGGTGCCCAACAAGGCTGTGCCCGAGGAAGCCAAGAAATCCATCATGGAATATTTGCTGAGACACGTCCGCGAGAGCCGCCCGCTCAGCAACGGCTTGTCTGCACTGGCAGAGCATCGGCCCGACCTCTCGTGGGCGTGCGACAGCGAGAGCGTCGCAGAGGTCATCCTTACATGGCACATAGCCACCACACTCTTGGAGTCCAAGCacccaaagaagaagaaaataccATTACCGGCTAACCGTGTGGTAGCGACTGCCTTGTCGGGGTACTGCGCGTACCTGGTGGCCCAGCATCCTGAGCTCCTCCCAGACGACAAGCCCGGGACGGAGCGGGTGTACAAGGCCATGAAGAAGGACCTTAAGGTCGCGCTAGGGGGGTGCTGGTGGTACCACTTTTCGCCCGAGCGCGCTCGGTGCAACAGGGTGCTGCTGGCCGCCGGTGACATGGACCTAGACCATGCCACCACGGCCATGACGGTGGTCCAAAAGGGAGCGCTGCTAGGGAAAAGGCTCAACAACAAACGCAGGGAGGAAGAGACCAACGACCACGAGGCAACCATGTGGAAGCTACTGGCCGACCTGTGGACAGAACTCATGGTGTACGTGGCGCCGCCGAGTGGCGAGGCACACCTGAAGGCGCACAAGGAGGCGCTGGCCCGGGGCAGCGAGTTCGTGACCGTGCTCTGTGCGCTAACCATGCACAGTGGCATAACTAGGCCGGCCATCAAGCCATGGGAGAGCGTCCCAGTAGAGCATGCTGACGATCATGCAGTGTAG
- the LOC125554377 gene encoding uncharacterized protein LOC125554377 produces the protein MCRGTVDGLRPLGARRRLEVRAFYLRLSSSSTSAPPAELTLVYRPAIGGAALELAGRALPPACPAEVTLLRVRGADGKDDAPAYANADRVSAAEGARFEVYAAGNEELAAEGAFAWRNGGWRVECRRPVASRSPVAEVLVLAVGGVLVRARARASPARRIGCATRLEGIPEEEAGPCGDEWEMVGHSDDEFKEHEEEVEAETVRWALEMGAWAVCVGVGLLATARRFSRRRPALR, from the coding sequence ATGTGCAGAGGCACGGTGGACGGCCTCCGCCCGCTCGGAGCCCGGCGGCGGCTCGAGGTGCGGGCGTTCTACCTCCGCCTCTCCTCGTCATCTACATCGGCGCCGCCCGCGGAGCTCACGCTCGTGTACCGCCCGGCCATCGGCGGCGCGGCGCTGGAGCTGGCCGGCCGCGCGCTCCCGCCGGCGTGCCCCGCCGAGGTCACCCTCCTGCGCGTCCGCGGCGCCGACGGCAAGGACGACGCGCCGGCGTACGCGAACGCGGACCGCGTCTCGGCCGCCGAGGGCGCGCGGTTCGAGGTGTACGCCGCCGGGAACGAGGAGCTCGCCGCGGAGGGCGCCTTCGCGTGGCGCAACGGCGGGTGGCGCGTCGAGTGCCGCCGCCCGGTCGCCTCGCGCTCGCCCGTGGCGGAGGTGCTGGTCCTCGCGGTGGGCGGCGTGCTCGTGAGAGCCAGGGCCAGGgcgtcgccggcgaggaggattGGGTGCGCCACGCGGCTCGAGGGGAtaccggaggaggaggcggggcCGTGCGGAGACGAGTGGGAGATGGTCGGCCACAGCGACGACGAGTTCAAGGAGcatgaggaggaggtggaggcggaaACGGTGCGGTGGGCGCTGGAGATGGGCGCCTGGGCGGTGTGCGTCGGGGTCGGGCTGCTCGCCACCGCCCGCCGGTTCAGCCGGAGGCGGCCCGCGCTCCGGTGA